A portion of the Oncorhynchus gorbuscha isolate QuinsamMale2020 ecotype Even-year linkage group LG19, OgorEven_v1.0, whole genome shotgun sequence genome contains these proteins:
- the ube3d gene encoding E3 ubiquitin-protein ligase E3D isoform X1 yields the protein MGENAKGAGVFLELRKRLQSGLLVLWRDVAKSYAEVRVTGGDSSLHIRTPRGLLIVELPAGVSLVEGSCREAPERGDEIHFRMRLNVDQHTDDTGALGSVMERLQVRESYSFHCQSCGTRVLEERVFKRVLPLPNCNWSSLVDDWCCHPDPFANLKLLPRAEDCLMGDTHLLVPLDRGCEETLTQELSPITNKMAEGQNQDTPKPNRRRTLVSCKSCTAGLGEVVAPGTLKLYITEVTVRPSVGDSQFDTSPDRSLFLELTIAARLVELSSSQSVFRFSIQASDGKAFILLWLLNSDSLIASFSATPSSTVRGDAVTSPGHHQCSEHQSPTEAGSAVKVLYLPCSLSASTHQDVVDTWEKDIGVHPLELPLTTCQELLSVLTASTSCLPPSLHSMNSYQCNKRNGHLFGSSPVCIPDCNHLSMTAAGSKVHT from the exons ATGGGCGAAAATGCCAAAGGAGCTGGAGTGTTTCTCGAACTAAGGAAGCGGCTGCAAAGTGGTCTTCTTGTTCTCTG gaGAGATGTGGCGAAGAGCTATGCAGAGGTGAGGGTTACAGGAGGAGATTCGTCCCTCCACATCCGGACTCCTCGGGGCCTGCTAATCGTGGAGCTGCCAGCAGGGGTCAGCCTCGTGGAGGGCTCCTGCAGGGAGGCACCTGAAAGAGGAGATGAGATACACTTCAGAATGCGCCTCAATGTGGACCAGCACACAGATGACACAG GGGCCCTGGGGAGTGTGATGGAGAGGCTGCAGGTCCGTGAGAGTTATTCCTTCCACTGCCAGTCCTGTGGGACCAGGGtgctggaggagag GGTGTTCAAGCGAGTGCTCCCTCTCCCCAACTGCAACTGGAGCTCCCTGGTGGATGACTGGTGCTGCCATCCAGACCCCTTTGCCAACCTGAAGCTGCTGCCCCGAGCGGAGGACTGTTTAATGGGCGACACTCACCTCCTTGTGCCCCTGGATAGAGGCTGTGAGGAGACTCTCACCCAGGAGCTCAGCCCCATCACCAACAAAATGGCTGAGGGTCAAAATCAGGACACACCG AAACCCAACCGCAGGCGTACGCTTGTCTCCTGTAAGAGCTGCACAGCCGGCCTGGGAGAGGTTGTGGCACCAG GGACCTTGAAACTCTACATCACAGAGGTGACGGTGAGACCCAGTGTGGGAGACAGCCAGTTTGATACCTCTCCAGACAG GTCACTGTTCCTGGAACTGACCATTGCTGCCAGACTGGTGGAGCTGTCCTCCTCACAGAGCGTGTTTCGTTTCTCTATCCAGGCATCAGATGGAAAAGCCTTCATATtg CTCTGGCTCCTGAACAGCGACTCCCTCATTGCCTCGTTCTCTGCCACTCCGTCATCGACTGTCAGAGGTGATGCTGTCACCTCTCCCGGCCACCACCAGTGTTCTGAGCATCAATCACCCACTGAGGCTGGCAGCGCCGTCAAAGTTCTCtatctcccctgttctctctctgccagcACACACCAGGA tgttgtAGACACCTGGGAGAAGGACATCGGTGTCCACCCCCTAGAACTGCCCCTGACCACGTGCCAGGAGCTGTTGTCGGTGCTGACAGCCAGTACTTCCTGTCTCCCTCCGTCGCTGCATTCCATGAACTCCTACCAG
- the ube3d gene encoding E3 ubiquitin-protein ligase E3D isoform X2: MGENAKGAGVFLELRKRLQSGLLVLWRDVAKSYAEVRVTGGDSSLHIRTPRGLLIVELPAGVSLVEGSCREAPERGDEIHFRMRLNVDQHTDDTGALGSVMERLQVRESYSFHCQSCGTRVLEERVFKRVLPLPNCNWSSLVDDWCCHPDPFANLKLLPRAEDCLMGDTHLLVPLDRGCEETLTQELSPITNKMAEGQNQDTPKPNRRRTLVSCKSCTAGLGEVVAPGTLKLYITEVTVRPSVGDSQFDTSPDRSLFLELTIAARLVELSSSQSVFRFSIQASDGKAFILLWLLNSDSLIASFSATPSSTVRGDAVTSPGHHQCSEHQSPTEAGSAVKVLYLPCSLSASTHQDVVDTWEKDIGVHPLELPLTTCQELLSVLTASTSCLPPSLHSMNSYQVAYMRL, translated from the exons ATGGGCGAAAATGCCAAAGGAGCTGGAGTGTTTCTCGAACTAAGGAAGCGGCTGCAAAGTGGTCTTCTTGTTCTCTG gaGAGATGTGGCGAAGAGCTATGCAGAGGTGAGGGTTACAGGAGGAGATTCGTCCCTCCACATCCGGACTCCTCGGGGCCTGCTAATCGTGGAGCTGCCAGCAGGGGTCAGCCTCGTGGAGGGCTCCTGCAGGGAGGCACCTGAAAGAGGAGATGAGATACACTTCAGAATGCGCCTCAATGTGGACCAGCACACAGATGACACAG GGGCCCTGGGGAGTGTGATGGAGAGGCTGCAGGTCCGTGAGAGTTATTCCTTCCACTGCCAGTCCTGTGGGACCAGGGtgctggaggagag GGTGTTCAAGCGAGTGCTCCCTCTCCCCAACTGCAACTGGAGCTCCCTGGTGGATGACTGGTGCTGCCATCCAGACCCCTTTGCCAACCTGAAGCTGCTGCCCCGAGCGGAGGACTGTTTAATGGGCGACACTCACCTCCTTGTGCCCCTGGATAGAGGCTGTGAGGAGACTCTCACCCAGGAGCTCAGCCCCATCACCAACAAAATGGCTGAGGGTCAAAATCAGGACACACCG AAACCCAACCGCAGGCGTACGCTTGTCTCCTGTAAGAGCTGCACAGCCGGCCTGGGAGAGGTTGTGGCACCAG GGACCTTGAAACTCTACATCACAGAGGTGACGGTGAGACCCAGTGTGGGAGACAGCCAGTTTGATACCTCTCCAGACAG GTCACTGTTCCTGGAACTGACCATTGCTGCCAGACTGGTGGAGCTGTCCTCCTCACAGAGCGTGTTTCGTTTCTCTATCCAGGCATCAGATGGAAAAGCCTTCATATtg CTCTGGCTCCTGAACAGCGACTCCCTCATTGCCTCGTTCTCTGCCACTCCGTCATCGACTGTCAGAGGTGATGCTGTCACCTCTCCCGGCCACCACCAGTGTTCTGAGCATCAATCACCCACTGAGGCTGGCAGCGCCGTCAAAGTTCTCtatctcccctgttctctctctgccagcACACACCAGGA tgttgtAGACACCTGGGAGAAGGACATCGGTGTCCACCCCCTAGAACTGCCCCTGACCACGTGCCAGGAGCTGTTGTCGGTGCTGACAGCCAGTACTTCCTGTCTCCCTCCGTCGCTGCATTCCATGAACTCCTACCAG